DNA sequence from the Cronobacter turicensis z3032 genome:
CGGAAATGAGCCTGGTGTATGACCGCGAATCGATGGCGCGTCTGGGCATCAGCGTGCAGGACGCCAATAGCCTGCTGAATAACGCCTTCGGGCAGCGCCAGATTTCGACCATCTATCAGCCGCTTAATCAGTACAAAGTGGTGATGGAAGTCGACCCGCGTTATACGCAGGATATCAGCGCGCTGGATCAGATGTTCGTCATGAACAGCGAAGGTAAGCCGATTCCGCTCTCGTGGTTTGCAACATGGCGGCCCGCCAACGCGCCGCTGTCAGTTAACCATCAGGGGCTGTCGGCGGCGTCCACCATCGCGTTTAACCTGCCGACCGGCGTGTCGCTTTCGGAGGCCAGCGACGCCATTACCCGCACCATGACCTCCCTTGGGGTGCCGTCGTCGGTGCGCGGCAGCTTCGCGGGTACGGCGCAGGTTTTCCAGGAGACGATGAATTCGCAGGTGATCTTAATCCTCGCGGCTATCGCCACGGTCTATATCGTGCTGGGGATTTTGTATGAGAGCTACGTGCATCCGCTGACCATTCTCTCCACGCTCCCGTCGGCGGGCGTCGGCGCGCTGCTGGCCCTGGAGGCGTTTGACGCCCCGTTTAGCCTTATCGCGCTTATCGGTATTATGCTATTGATTGGTATCGTGAAGAAGAACGCGATACTGATGGTGGACTTCGCGCTGGAGGCCCAGCGCAACGGCCAGCTCAGCGCCCGCGACGCCATTTTCCAGGCCTGCCTGCTGCGTTTTCGTCCGATCATGATGACGACGCTGGCGGCGCTGTTCGGCGCGTTGCCGCTGATGATTGCAAGCGGTGACGGCGCGGAATTGCGCCAGCCGCTCGGGATTACGATCGTCGGCGGTCTGGTGATGAGCCAGTTGCTGACGCTCTATACCACGCCGGTGGTCTACCTCTTCTTCGACAGACTGCGCCTGCGTTTTACGCGCCGGGCGAAACCTGAGGACACCCTGACCGCGAGCGAATAATTTATGACCGACCTGCCCCAGAACGTGCGCTGGCAATTGTGGATCGTCGCCTTCGGCTTTTTTATGCAGGCGCTGGATACCACTATCGTCAATACCGCCCTCCCCTCAATGGCCGCAAGCCTCGGGGAGAGCCCGCTGCGGATGCATATGGTTATCGTCGCGTATGTGCTGACGGTGGCGGTGATGCTGCCCGCGAGCGGCTGGCTGGCGGACCGCGTCGGGGTGCGCAACATCTTCTTCAGCGCCATTGTGCTGTTCACGCTCGGATCGCTCTTTTGCGCGCAGTCGTCGACGCTCAATGAGCTGGTGGCGGCGCGGGTGCTACAGGGCGTCGGCGGCGCGATGATGGTGCCGGTCGGCAGGCTGACGGTGATGAAAATCGTTCCGCGCGATCAATACATGGCGGCGATGACGTTTGTGACGCTCCCCGGCCAGGTGGGGCCGCTGCTCGGCCCGGCGCTCGGCGGGTTGCTGGTGGAGTACGCCTCCTGGCACTGGATCTTTTTCATCAACCTGCCGGTAGGGATTGCGGGCGCCGCCGCAACGCTCTGGCTGATGCCGAACTACACCATGCAGACGCGGCGTTTCGATTTCTCCGGTTTTGTGCTGCTCGCCTTCGGCATGGCGGCGCTGACCATTGCGCTCGACGGCTACCGCAGCACCGGCCTCTCCCCTGCCGGACTCGGCGCGCTGGTGGCGGGCGGCAGCGCGGCCCTGCTGTTCTACCTGTGGCACGCGCGCGGCAACGAGCGGGCGTTATTCAGCCTGGGGCTTTTCCATACCCGTACCTTTTCGCTCGGGCTGTTCGGCAGTTTATGTGGACGCATCGGCAGCGGCATGTTGCCGTTTATGACGCCGGTGTTTTTACAGATTGGGCTTGGCTTTTCACCGTTTCACGCCGGGCTGATGATGATCCCGATGGTGCTTGGCAGCATGGGAATGAAACGCATCGTGGTGCAGGTGGTAAACCGCTTTGGCTATCGCCATGTGCTGGTGGCCTCGACGCTTGCGCTGGCGCTGGTGAGCCTGCTGTTTATGGGCGTGGCGCTGGCGGGTTGGTACTGGCTGTTGCCGGTGGTGATGCTCTTTCAGGGGATGGTGAACTCGGTGCGGTTCTCGACGATGAATACGCTGACGCTGCGCGATCTGCCCGATGCCATGGCGAGCAGCGGCAATAGCCTGCTGTCGATGGTGATGCAACTCTCCATGAGCGTAGGGGTCAGTATCGCGGGCCTGCTGCTGGGCGCGTTTGGCCACAACCAGCTGGCCGCTGACAGCAGCGACGCCCACGGCGTCTTTTTCTGGACATACCTGTGCATGGCGCTAATTATCGCCGTTCCGGCGCTGGTGTTTGCTCGCGTACCTGACGATGTCAGTAAAAACGCCGTCATCGCACGGCGTAAAAGGAGTGCTTCATGAGGTTCTGGCGGCCCGGCATTACGGGCAAGCTGTTTTTAGCCATTTTCGCCACCTGTATCCTGCTCTTGATAACGATGCACTGGGCGGTGCGCTTTAGCTTTGAGCGCGGCTTCATCGACTATATCAAACACGGCAACGAGCAGCGGCTGGCGCTGTTAAGCGACGCGCTGAGCGATCAGTATCAGCAGCACGGCGACTGGGGTTTTCTGCGCCATAACGATCGCGTGGTGTTCCAGATTTTACGCTCTTTCGAGCGTGAGAACGCCCACGACGGCCCGCCACCGCCGCCGGACGGCAGGCCGCCGCCCCATATGCCCCCGCACGGCTGGCGCACGCA
Encoded proteins:
- the mdtD gene encoding Putative multidrug resistance protein mdtD, which codes for MTDLPQNVRWQLWIVAFGFFMQALDTTIVNTALPSMAASLGESPLRMHMVIVAYVLTVAVMLPASGWLADRVGVRNIFFSAIVLFTLGSLFCAQSSTLNELVAARVLQGVGGAMMVPVGRLTVMKIVPRDQYMAAMTFVTLPGQVGPLLGPALGGLLVEYASWHWIFFINLPVGIAGAAATLWLMPNYTMQTRRFDFSGFVLLAFGMAALTIALDGYRSTGLSPAGLGALVAGGSAALLFYLWHARGNERALFSLGLFHTRTFSLGLFGSLCGRIGSGMLPFMTPVFLQIGLGFSPFHAGLMMIPMVLGSMGMKRIVVQVVNRFGYRHVLVASTLALALVSLLFMGVALAGWYWLLPVVMLFQGMVNSVRFSTMNTLTLRDLPDAMASSGNSLLSMVMQLSMSVGVSIAGLLLGAFGHNQLAADSSDAHGVFFWTYLCMALIIAVPALVFARVPDDVSKNAVIARRKRSAS